In a single window of the Zonotrichia leucophrys gambelii isolate GWCS_2022_RI chromosome 2, RI_Zleu_2.0, whole genome shotgun sequence genome:
- the WNT9A gene encoding protein Wnt-9a, whose translation MLDGHVLLGWLSSCALLGLLACAPRPSAAYFGLTGNEPLTILPLTSEMEEAAVKAHYKVCDRLKLEKKQRRMCRRDPGVAETLMEAISMSALECQYQFRFERWNCTLEGRYRASLLKRGFKETAFLYAISSAGLTHAMAKACSAGRMERCTCDEAPDLENREAWQWGGCGDNLKYSNKFVKEFLGRKPNKDLRARVDFHNNLVGMKVIKAGVETTCKCHGVSGSCTVRTCWRQLSPFHEIGKQLKQKYETSLKVGSTTNEATGEGDISPPKKSIPGHSDQIPRTTDLVYIDDSPSFCLMSRYSPGTSGRKCYKDKNCDSICCGRGHNTQSRVVTRPCQCQVRWCCYVECKQCTQREEVYTCKD comes from the exons GCTGACGGGGAACGAACCCCTGACCATCCTCCCTCTGACCTCAGAAATGGAGGAGGCGGCCGTCAAGGCCCACTACAAGGTGTGTGACCGCCTGAAGCTGGAGAAGAAGCAGCGCCGGATGTGCCGGCGCGACCCCGGCGTGGCCGAGACGCTGATGGAGGCCATCAGCATGAGCGCCCTGGAGTGCCAGTACCAGTTCCGCTTCGAGCGCTGGAACTGCACCCTCGAGGGCCGCTACCGCGCCAGCCTGCTCAAGAGAG GTTTCAAGGAGACAGCCTTCCTGTACGCCATCTCCTCGGCGGGGCTGACGCACGCCATGGCCAAGGCGTGCAGCGCGGGGCGCATGGAGCGCTGCACCTGCGATGAGGCGCCCGACCTGGAGAACAGGGAGGCCTGGCAGTGGGGAGGCTGCGGGGACAACCTCAAGTACAGCAACAAGTTCGTCAAGGAGTTCCTGGGGAGGAAGCCCAACAAGGACCTGCGAGCCAGGGTGGACTTCCACAACAACCTGGTGGGCATGAAG GTCATCAAAGCCGGCGTGGAGACCACCTGCAAATGCCACGGCGTGTCCGGCTCCTGCACCGTCCGGAcgtgctggaggcagctctccCCCTTCCACGAGATCGGcaagcagctgaagcagaagtACGAGACCTCGCTCAAGGTGGGCAGCACCACCAACGAGGCCACGGGGGAAGGCGACATTTccccccctaaaaaatccaTCCCCGGCCACAGCGATCAAATCCCAAGGACTACGGACCTCGTCTACATTGACGACTCCCCGAGCTTCTGCCTGATGAGTCGCTATTCCCCCGGCACGTCGGGACGGAAGTGTTACAAGGACAAGAACTGTGACAGCATCTGCTGCGGCCGGGGCCACAACACGCAGAGCCGGGTGGTGACGCGCCCGTGCCAGTGCCAGGTGCGTTGGTGCTGCTACGTGGAGTGCAAGCAGTgcacccagagggaggaggttTACACCTGCAAGGACTGA